The following coding sequences lie in one Capsicum annuum cultivar UCD-10X-F1 chromosome 5, UCD10Xv1.1, whole genome shotgun sequence genomic window:
- the LOC107872675 gene encoding protein FLOWERING LOCUS T — translation MSGNKNKTKLSLSIKKKFHKKNMPRDPLIVSGVVGDVVDPFTRCVDFGVVYNNRVVVYNGCALRPSQVVNQPRVEIGGDDLRTFYTLVMVDPDAPNPSNPNLREYLHWLVTDIPATTGANFGNEVVSYESPRPSMGIHRYIFVLYRQLGREAINAPDIIDSRQNFNTRDFARFHNLGVPVAAVYFNCNREGGTGGRRL, via the exons ATGTCAggtaacaaaaataaaacaaaattgagTTTATCAATTAAGAAAAAGTTCCATAAAAAAAACATGccaagagatcctttaattgtttcTGGAGTTGTTGGAGATGTTGTGGATCCATTCACTAGGTGTGTGGATTTTGGTGTTGTTTACAACAATAGGGTTGTGGTCTACAATGGATGTGCCTTGAGGCCTTCACAAGTTGTCAATCAACCTAGGGTTGAAATTGGTGGCGACGATCTTCGCACTTTTTACACGCTG GTTATGGTAGACCCTGATGCTCCAAACCCTAGCAACCCAAACCTAAGGGAGTATCTACACTG gtTGGTCACAGATATCCCCGCAACTACAGGAGCAAACTTTG GCAATGAAGTTGTAAGCTACGAGAGCCCACGTCCATCAATGGGAATCCATCGCTATATCTTCGTGTTGTATCGACAATTGGGCCGCGAGGCGATCAATGCGCCAGACATAATTGATTCACGCCAGAATTTTAACACCAGAGATTTTGCTAGGTTTCATAATCTTGGTGTTCCTGTTGCTGCTGTTTACTTCAATTGCAATAGGGAAGGTGGTACTGGTGGTCGTCGTCTATAA